The following coding sequences lie in one Borreliella spielmanii genomic window:
- the lepB gene encoding signal peptidase I, whose protein sequence is MAPYLTFEQRLLRKKRRKIFLKYALTFLMLNFFFTKFILQIFMIKGNDMLPTITKNASLFFVATHITSFFIPLKMNDIVLYEDFRLSDNFLLTLIKDFFFLNKIFKRASYKVSRIAAVHGDSVYVRGLNVLVNKKDTDFFYLNGNLVSYYKLNNFFNTDEVVKCFILKKNEIFLLNDNLSVLNDSRIFGPINKSAIVSFLAFKVVDYKIVK, encoded by the coding sequence GTGGCTCCATATTTAACTTTCGAACAAAGGCTTTTAAGGAAAAAGCGAAGAAAAATTTTTTTAAAATATGCTTTAACATTTTTAATGTTAAATTTTTTTTTCACAAAGTTTATTTTGCAAATTTTTATGATTAAAGGTAATGATATGTTACCAACAATAACAAAGAATGCTAGTTTATTTTTTGTTGCAACACATATAACATCTTTTTTTATTCCTTTAAAAATGAATGATATTGTTCTTTATGAAGATTTTAGGTTAAGTGATAATTTTTTATTAACTTTAATAAAAGATTTCTTTTTTTTAAATAAAATTTTCAAAAGAGCAAGCTACAAAGTATCAAGAATAGCAGCTGTTCACGGCGATTCTGTGTATGTTAGGGGTTTGAATGTTTTGGTAAATAAAAAGGATACGGATTTTTTTTATTTGAATGGTAATTTGGTTAGTTATTACAAGTTGAATAATTTTTTTAATACGGATGAAGTGGTTAAGTGTTTTATTTTGAAAAAAAATGAAATTTTTTTATTAAATGACAATTTAAGTGTTTTGAATGATTCTAGAATATTTGGCCCTATTAATAAAAGTGCTATTGTTTCTTTTTTGGCCTTTAAAGTAGTGGATTATAAGATTGTTAAATAA
- a CDS encoding SUMF1/EgtB/PvdO family nonheme iron enzyme has protein sequence MKEIDENSNIELFEVKLKPILGIAPKIYVFFITIILLLSLVSILIIIPKFKNPGAYLKINSNIANTYIYLNEKYIGRTPLNKYINTTEGIIKAKRMGFKTYEQNIKINNKFFGSYNLQINLELVDPEKIIKQRQKELSIMVKIKNTNENIKLIPVFSLISNELKEHPKYIKKFLKNSIPYLNSIEMFKDFLNSYKVMYSIDPHNTNQEEIWNSLKTNFDLENRAIFWFLENLDKDLKMITKNEPWVKTLTKTLDNENIQLISKNEKINITLPGFKKINSNKIEKIQNYELDLKNISLKSTYSIKEFLIQEQNVTKYEYQDFLKENPKWTLNNKENLIKEQLVDENYLKNFNQIGLNEAITGISYFSAIEYANWYSKKLPNGFKARLPISQEWELYQKEPNKNPLNINEISKKVGFWNLMQNSSFNDIAIFKNEKNFYNENSNFHSLITEIRTYSYQNNNLLNPSTKASFLKNWSSPNIGFRLIVSKE, from the coding sequence ATGAAGGAAATTGATGAGAATTCAAATATTGAGCTTTTTGAAGTTAAATTAAAGCCAATTCTAGGAATAGCACCCAAAATTTACGTATTTTTTATAACAATAATATTGCTTTTAAGTTTAGTGTCAATTTTAATAATCATACCCAAGTTTAAAAATCCAGGAGCATATTTAAAAATAAATTCTAATATTGCAAACACTTATATCTACTTAAATGAAAAATATATAGGTAGAACTCCACTTAATAAATACATAAATACCACCGAAGGAATTATTAAAGCAAAAAGAATGGGATTTAAAACCTACGAGCAAAACATAAAAATTAACAACAAATTCTTTGGAAGCTACAATTTACAAATAAATTTAGAACTGGTTGATCCTGAAAAGATCATCAAACAAAGACAAAAAGAGCTCTCTATAATGGTGAAAATAAAAAATACTAATGAAAATATAAAATTAATTCCTGTATTTTCATTAATATCTAATGAACTTAAAGAACATCCTAAATACATTAAAAAATTTCTAAAAAATTCCATACCTTACTTAAATTCAATCGAAATGTTTAAGGATTTTCTAAATTCATACAAAGTCATGTATTCAATAGACCCACACAATACCAATCAAGAAGAAATATGGAACTCTCTAAAAACAAATTTTGACTTAGAAAATAGAGCTATCTTTTGGTTTTTAGAAAATTTAGATAAAGATCTAAAAATGATAACAAAAAATGAGCCATGGGTTAAAACATTAACCAAAACTCTAGACAATGAAAACATTCAATTAATTTCTAAAAATGAAAAAATTAATATAACGTTACCTGGATTTAAAAAAATAAATTCAAATAAAATCGAAAAAATTCAAAACTATGAATTAGATTTAAAAAATATTTCATTAAAATCTACCTATAGTATAAAAGAATTTCTTATTCAAGAACAAAATGTTACAAAATATGAGTATCAAGACTTTTTAAAAGAAAATCCAAAATGGACATTAAATAACAAAGAAAATTTAATAAAAGAACAGCTTGTAGATGAAAATTATCTTAAAAATTTTAACCAAATAGGCTTAAATGAGGCTATCACGGGAATATCTTATTTCTCAGCAATAGAATATGCCAATTGGTACTCTAAAAAACTTCCCAACGGATTCAAAGCAAGACTTCCTATATCACAAGAATGGGAATTGTACCAAAAAGAACCAAACAAAAACCCATTAAATATTAATGAAATATCAAAAAAAGTTGGATTTTGGAATCTAATGCAAAATTCGTCTTTTAATGATATCGCAATATTTAAAAATGAAAAAAATTTTTATAACGAAAATTCAAATTTTCATTCATTAATAACAGAAATTAGGACATACTCTTATCAAAATAATAATTTACTAAATCCATCAACTAAAGCTTCTTTCTTGAAAAATTGGAG
- the bamB gene encoding outer membrane protein assembly factor BamB produces the protein MKKKYENYFKKRLILNLLIFLLLACSSESIFSQLGNLQKINHEYNILGSSSPTGISLVGETLYIAAMHLFKKEKGKIEKIDLSNSYEFINDIVNVSGKTYLLAQNKNSELEVYELNGKDWTSKFKKPLNAYKFLKSVGKDGIKEAYILAIDKNNQERILDLHGADKTPSQANKNDKFYQISNEDNLITGNSLKIWQTNNNTYTNIDHQQTKEIMPIIKTNIRGFSEILVMSGGYNNLDTKFKVYSSANNYATPIFTQDEVGEFSSYFAREFNDAILIGSNNGFAEFTKNKEGIFALQAPSKSVEPGAYNGSQLSKTGLNDIIPVSNNTIYILTQGKGLWKLENKKLTKE, from the coding sequence ATGAAAAAAAAATATGAAAACTATTTTAAAAAAAGATTAATTTTAAACCTATTAATATTTTTACTATTAGCATGCTCAAGCGAATCCATATTTTCCCAACTAGGTAATCTTCAAAAAATAAATCATGAATATAATATTTTAGGAAGCTCAAGTCCAACCGGAATTTCTCTAGTAGGAGAAACTCTCTATATTGCAGCCATGCATTTATTTAAAAAAGAAAAGGGAAAAATTGAAAAAATTGACTTGAGTAATTCTTATGAGTTTATAAATGACATTGTAAATGTATCTGGCAAAACCTATCTTTTAGCACAAAACAAAAACTCAGAACTAGAAGTTTACGAACTAAATGGAAAAGATTGGACATCAAAATTTAAAAAACCGCTAAACGCATATAAATTCTTAAAATCTGTAGGAAAGGATGGCATAAAAGAAGCATATATTTTAGCTATAGACAAAAATAATCAAGAGAGAATTTTAGACCTACACGGAGCTGACAAAACTCCATCACAAGCTAATAAAAATGACAAATTTTATCAAATATCAAATGAAGACAACTTAATTACAGGAAATTCTCTTAAAATATGGCAAACAAATAACAATACATATACAAACATAGATCACCAGCAAACCAAAGAAATAATGCCTATCATTAAAACAAATATTAGGGGTTTTTCTGAAATTTTAGTAATGAGTGGCGGTTATAATAATTTAGACACAAAGTTTAAAGTCTATTCAAGTGCAAATAATTACGCAACACCAATATTTACTCAAGACGAAGTGGGTGAATTTAGTAGTTACTTTGCAAGGGAATTTAATGATGCAATATTAATAGGAAGTAATAATGGGTTTGCAGAGTTCACAAAAAATAAAGAAGGGATTTTTGCTTTACAAGCACCCTCAAAATCTGTAGAGCCTGGAGCTTATAACGGTTCCCAGCTAAGCAAAACGGGTCTTAACGATATTATTCCTGTATCAAACAACACAATTTACATATTAACTCAAGGTAAAGGCCTATGGAAATTGGAAAACAAAAAATTAACTAAAGAATAA
- the lepB gene encoding signal peptidase I: MHLRRLDKFASFLVYSIERYLTYRKRKKYFCKLRAKKRGFLRNFLFDFVAAAIFVLVINQYFIQAYKIPSGSMENTLQIGDFLFVDKFSYGPELLPGLFKITGFKTPEESDIIIFENPEYKSKGVFFDIFQRILYMLTLSFVDLDRDEYGNPNVRFLVKRGVFADGKIVKFNSGKAYIKREGEENFILEDFYWDLVGQNFNIKKIVANEDYGIYSDFAMFVALSQLNINLNSTPDFSFFDVRVIDRFEFERLEYKYLSAFMPYVDYYMEKAIIRDCGIYVPYGYILPIGDNRDNSHDGRFFGVINKNKVLGRTLIIYLPFSRVGFI; this comes from the coding sequence ATGCATTTAAGAAGATTGGATAAATTTGCATCTTTTTTGGTATATTCTATTGAGAGGTACTTGACATATCGAAAAAGAAAGAAGTATTTTTGCAAATTAAGAGCGAAGAAGCGAGGATTTTTGCGCAACTTTTTATTTGATTTTGTAGCTGCAGCAATTTTTGTACTGGTAATAAATCAATATTTCATTCAAGCTTATAAAATACCATCAGGTTCAATGGAAAATACTCTTCAAATAGGGGATTTTTTATTTGTGGATAAATTTTCTTACGGTCCTGAACTTTTGCCAGGATTATTTAAGATTACTGGTTTTAAAACCCCAGAAGAATCCGATATTATTATTTTTGAAAATCCAGAGTATAAATCAAAGGGTGTTTTTTTTGATATCTTTCAAAGAATACTTTACATGTTAACGCTATCTTTTGTTGATCTTGATAGAGATGAATATGGCAATCCTAATGTTAGATTTCTAGTGAAAAGAGGCGTATTTGCAGACGGTAAAATTGTTAAATTTAACAGCGGTAAAGCTTATATTAAAAGAGAAGGCGAAGAAAATTTTATTTTAGAAGATTTTTATTGGGATTTAGTTGGTCAAAATTTTAATATTAAAAAAATTGTGGCAAATGAGGATTATGGAATTTATAGTGATTTTGCTATGTTTGTTGCTTTAAGTCAGTTAAATATAAATTTAAACAGTACTCCCGATTTCTCATTTTTTGATGTTAGAGTGATTGATAGGTTTGAGTTTGAAAGATTGGAATATAAGTATTTATCCGCTTTTATGCCTTATGTTGATTATTATATGGAAAAAGCTATAATAAGGGATTGCGGAATTTATGTTCCTTATGGGTATATTTTGCCAATTGGAGACAATAGAGATAATTCCCATGATGGTAGATTTTTTGGAGTAATTAATAAGAATAAAGTGCTTGGAAGAACCCTGATAATATACCTTCCATTTTCTAGAGTAGGATTTATTTAA
- a CDS encoding DUF188 domain-containing protein — translation MLNKIFVDADSCNFKIIKFLQKFILYNKSELIIVSNKFLRLEKTENVALEVVDNVDAFILNLVDKYSLVVTRDIFFAKLLLDLEVKVMNDEGQIFNINNINYLHFRSKINFNLKIKIKKYYDEDFNKSRYEKFITNFYSLFFS, via the coding sequence TTGTTAAATAAAATTTTTGTTGATGCTGATTCTTGTAATTTCAAAATAATAAAATTTTTACAAAAATTTATATTGTACAATAAATCAGAACTTATTATAGTTTCTAATAAGTTTTTGAGGTTAGAAAAGACAGAAAATGTTGCTTTAGAGGTGGTAGACAATGTTGATGCATTTATTTTAAATTTAGTAGACAAGTATAGCCTTGTGGTTACTCGAGATATTTTTTTTGCCAAACTTCTTTTAGATCTTGAGGTTAAGGTTATGAATGATGAGGGTCAAATTTTTAATATAAATAATATAAATTATTTACATTTTAGATCTAAGATTAATTTCAATTTAAAAATTAAGATTAAAAAATATTATGATGAAGATTTTAACAAATCTAGATATGAGAAATTTATAACGAATTTTTATTCTTTATTCTTTAGTTAA